A stretch of Equus caballus isolate H_3958 breed thoroughbred chromosome 11, TB-T2T, whole genome shotgun sequence DNA encodes these proteins:
- the FASN gene encoding fatty acid synthase isoform X1 → MPSGGLGTALSLSLSEQLALTEPGGQLLQRMGGQCAEGWTQLSLLCDRAHHVALVGSACPGVKCGQCRLPVALTERAAMEEVVIAGMSGRLPESENMQEFWANLIGGVDMVTDDDRRWKAGLYGLPRRSGKLKDLSKFDASFFGVHPKQAHTMDPQLRLLLEVTYEAIVDGGINPALLRGTHTGVWVGVSGSEASEALSRDPETLLGYSMVGCQRAMMANRLSFFFDLKGPSITLDTACSSSLLALHNAYQAIRSGECPAAIVGGINVLLKPNTSVQFMKLGMLSPEGACKSFDEAGNGYCRSEAVVAVLLTKKSLARRVYATILNSGTNTDGSKEQGVTFPSGDAQEQLMSSLYKPAGVAPESLEYLEAHGTGTRVGDPQELKGVVRALCATRQDPLLIGSTKSNMGHPEPASGLAALAKVLLSLEHGLWAPNLHFHSPNPEIPALRDGRLQVVDRPLPIRGGNVGINSFGFGGSNVHVILQPNSRLPLVPTPHVALPCLLRASGRTSEAVLGLLEQGRQHSQDLAFVSMLNDIAATPPSAMPFRGYAVLGGEGDAQEVQQVSTGQRPLWFICSGMGAQWRGMGLSLMRLGTFRDSILRSDKAVKPLGLQVSDLLLSADEATFDDTVPGFVSLTAIQIALIDLLTSMGLRPDGIIGHSLGEVACGYADGCVSQEEAILAAYWRGQCIKEANIPPGAMAAVGLSWEECKQRCPPGVVPACHNSKDTVTISGPQAAVSEFVEQLKQEGVFAKEVRTGGLAFHSYFMDSISHTLLQALKKVIREPRPRSVRWLSTSIPEAQWQSSLARTFSAEYNVNNLVSPVLFQEALCHVPEHAVVLEIAPHALLQAVLKRGLKPSCTIVPLMKKDHRDNLEFFLSNVGRLHLMGIDVNPNGLFPPVEFPAPRGTPLISPHIKWDHSQTWYVPSAKDFPSGSSCSSSTVYNIDASPESPDHYLVDHCIDGRTLFPATGYLCLVWRTLAHALGENLEQMPVVFEDVTLYQATILPKTGTMPLEVRLLEASHTFEVSENGTLIVSGKVYQWDNPNPKLFDNRDSLDPADPTDPTATFHLAQGDVYKELRLRGYDYGPHFQGILKANLEGNTGQLLWKDNWVTFLDTMLQMSILGSAQRSLRLPTRIAAIHIDPATHQQKVYTLQGEAQVADLVVDSCLSSTVAGGAIISRLHTSLAPRRQQEQLAPTLEKFCFTPHVEGGCLAGSATLQEELQLCKGLAQALQVKVAQQGLKMVVPGLDGAQVPRESPQQGLPRLLAAACQLQLNGNLQLELGQVLAQESPLLCDDPLLSGLLDSPALKACVDTALENVASLRMKVVEVLAGDGHLYSRIPALLTTQPMLQLDYTATDRHAQALKAAQAKLQQHHVAQGQWDPMDPAPSSLGATDLLVCNCAVATLGDPATALGNMAAVLKEGGFLLLHTLLRGYPLGEMVAFLTCPEPQRGRQGLLSQDEWESLFAGASLRLVALKKSFYGSVLFLCRRPAPQDSPIFLPVEDMSFRWVDSLKNILADLSSRPVWLTAVSCSTSGVIGMANCLRKEPGGHRIRCILVSNLSNTSPVPKMDPSSSELQKVLQGDLVMNVYRDGAWGTFRHFPLEQDQPEEQTEHAFINVLTRGDLSSIRWVCSPLRHAQHPGPGLQLCTVYYASLNFRDIMLATGKLSPDAIPGKWAARDCMLGMEFSGRDASGKRVMGLVPAEGLATSVLLSQDFLWDVPSCWTLEEAASVPVVYTTAYYSLVVRGRVRRGETVLIHSGSGGVGQAAIAIALSLGCRVFTTVGSAEKRAYLQARFPQLNDTSFANSRDTSFEQHVLRHTAGKGVDLVLNSLAEEKLQASVRCLAQHGRFLEIGKFDLSNNHPLGMAVFLKNVTFHGILLDALFDETSSDWQEVVALVRAGIQDGVVQPLKCTVFPKTQVEDAFRYMAQGKHIGKVVVQVREEEPEAVLQEVKPTRMVALSKTFFPAHKSYVVVGGLGGFGLELAQWLVLRGAQKLVLTSRSGIRTGYQAKQVREWRRQGVQVLVSTCNASSLDGARGLIAEAAQLGPVGGVFNLAMVLRDAMLENQTPELFQDVNKPKYNGTLNLDRVTRETCPELDYFVAFSSVSCGRGNAGQTNYGFANSTMERICEKRRHDGLPGLAVQWGAIGDVGIILEAMGANDTVIGGTLPQRIASCLEVLDLFLNQPHPVLSSFVLAEKKAAAHSDSSSQQDLVKAVAHILGIQDLATINLDSSLVDLGLDSLMGVEVRQTLEREHDMVLSMRDIQQLTLRKLQELSSQTCMADELAAPTPKEDGLTRQQAQLNLSTLLVNPEAPTLTRLNSVQSSERPLFLVHPIEGSITVFHSLATKLSIPTYGLQCTKAAPLDSIQSLAAYYIECIRQVQPEGPYRIAGYSYGACVAFEMCSQLQAQQSSAPAHNSLFLFDGSHAYVLAYTQSYRAKLTPGCEAEAETEAMCFFIQQFTDAEHSRVLEALLPLKGLEERVVAAVDLIVQNHAGLDRRVLSFAARSFYYKLRAAEQYMPRATYHGNVTLLRAKTGSAYSEDLGADYNLSQVCDGKVSVHVIEGDHRTLLEGSGLESILSIIHSSLAEPRVSVREG, encoded by the exons ATGCCCTCAGGTGGTCTGGGCACTGCTCTGAGCCTTTCCCTGTCTGAGCAGCTGGCTCTCACTGAACCAGGTGGACAGCTTCTCCAGAGGATGGGAGGACAGTGCGCAGAAGGCTGGACCCAGCTCTCCCTGCTGTGTGACCGGGCTCATCACGTGGCCCTTGTAGGCTCAGCTTGCCCTGGTGTAAAATGTGGACAGTGTCGTCTCCCTGTCGCGCTCACAG AGAGAGCAGCCATGGAGGAGGTGGTGATTGCCGGCATGTCTGGGAGGCTGCCCGAGTCAGAGAACATGCAGGAGTTCTGGGCTAATCTCATCGGTGGCGTGGACATGGTGACGGATGATGACAGGCGGTGGAAGGCCG GACTCTACGGCCTGCCCAGGCGGTCTGGCAAGCTGAAGGACCTGTCCAAGTTTGACGCCTCCTTTTTTGGGGTCCACCCCAAGCAGGCACACACTATGGATCCCCAGCTACGCTTGCTGCTGGAGGTCACCTACGAGGCCATCGTGGATGGAG GCATCAACCCGGCCTTGCTGCGAGGGACACACACTGGCGTCTGGGTGGGTGTGAGCGGCTCAGAGGCGTCAGAGGCTCTGAGCCGAGACCCCGAGACGCTGCTGGGCTACAGCATGGTGGGCTGCCAGCGTGCCATGATGGCCAACCGCCTCTCCTTCTTCTTCGACCTTAAAG GGCCCAGCATCACTCTGGACACAGCCTGTtcctccagcctgctggccctgCACAATGCCTACCAGGCCATCCGCAGTGGGGAATGCCCCGCGGCCATCGTGGGTGGCATCAACGTCCTGCTGAAGCCCAACACCTCCGTGCAATTCATGAAGCTGGGCATGCTCAGCCCCGAGGGCGCCTGCAAGTCCTTTGACGAGGCTG GAAATGGCTACTGCCGCTCAGAGGCTGTGGTGGCTGTCCTGCTGACCAAGAAGTCCCTTGCTAGGCGAGTATACGCCACCATCCTGAATTCAGGCACCAACACGGACGGCAGCAAGGAGCAAG GTGTGACCTTCCCCTCCGGAGACGCGCAAGAGCAGCTCATGAGCTCCCTGTATAAGCCGGCTGGGGTGGCCCCCGAGTCCCTCGAGTACCTCGAAGCTCACGGCACAGGCACTAGg GTGGGTGACCCCCAGGAGCTGAAGGGTGTCGTCCGAGCCCTGTGCGCCACCCGCCAGGATCCCCTGCTGATCGGGTCCACCAAGTCGAACATGGGACACCCAGAGCCCGCCTCGGGGCTTGCAGCGCTGGCCAAG GTGCTGCTGTCTCTGGAGCACGGGCTCTGGGCCCCCAACCTGCACTTCCACAGCCCAAACCCTGAGATCCCAGCACTGCGGGACGGTCGGCTGCAGGTAGTAGACCGGCCCCTGCCCATCCGAGGGGGCAACGTGGGCATCAACTCCTTCGGCTTTGGCGGCTCCAACGTGCACGTCATCCTCCAGCCCAACTCACGGCTGCCCCTGGTGCCCACCCCGCATGTGGCTCTGCCCTGTCTGCTGCGGGCCAGCGGGCGCACCTCCGAGGCCGTGCTTGGCCTGCTGGAGCAGGGCCGCCAGCACAGCCAGGACCTGGCCTTCGTGAGCATGCTCAATGACATCGCCGCCACCCCCCCCTCCGCCATGCCCTTCCGGGGCTATGCCGTGCTGGGTGGCGAGGGTGATGCCCAGGAGGTGCAGCAGGTGTCCACTGGTCAGCGCCCACTCTGGTTCATCTGCTCCG GGATGGGCGCGCAGTGGCGTGGAATGGGGCTGAGTCTCATGCGCCTGGGCACCTTCCGCGACTCCATCCTGCGCTCCGACAAGGCTGTGAAGCCCCTGGGACTGCAGGTGTCAGACCTACTGCTGAGCGCAGATGAGGCCACCTTCGACGACACTGTTCCTGGCTTCGTGAGCCTTACTGCCATCCAG ATCGCCCTTATAGACCTGCTGACTTCCATGGGCCTGAGACCTGACGGCATCATCGGGCACTCCCTGGGCGAGGTGGCCTGCGGCTACGCCGATGGCTGCGTCTCTCAGGAGGAGGCCATCCTCGCTGCCTACTGGAGGGGCCAGTGCATCAAGGAGGCCAACATCCCGCCAGGGGCCATGGCGGCCGTGG GCTTGTCCTGGGAGGAGTGTAAGCAGCGCTGCCCGCCCGGCGTCGTGCCCGCTTGCCACAACTCCAAGGACACGGTGACCATCTCGGGACCACAG gctgccGTGTCTGAGTTCGTGGAGCAGCTGAAGCAGGAGGGCGTGTTTGCCAAGGAGGTGCGGACTGGCGGCCTGGCCTTCCACTCTTACTTCATGGACTCCATCAGCCACACCCTGCTGCAGGCACTCAAGAAG GTGATCCGGGAGCCGCGGCCCCGCTCGGTGCGCTGGCTCAGCACCTCCATCCCCGAggcccagtggcagagcagcCTGGCCCGCACCTTCTCCGCTGAGTACAATGTCAACAACCTGGTCAGCCCAGTGCTGTTCCAGGAAGCGCTGTGTCATGTGCCTGAGCACGCTGTGGTGCTGGAGATCGCTCCCCACGCCCTGCTGCAG GCCGTGCTAAAGAGAGGCCTCAAGCCCAGCTGCACCATTGTCCCCCTGATGAAGAAGGACCACAGGGACAACCTGGAGTTCTTCCTCAGCAACGTGGGCAGACTCCACCTGATGGG CATCGACGTCAACCCCAACGGCCTGTTCCCACCCGTGGAGTTCCCGGCTCCCCGGGGGACCCCACTCATCTCCCCACACATCAAATGGGACCACAGCCAGACCTGGTATGTGCCCTCTGCCAAGGACTTCCCTAGTGGGTCCAGCTGCTCCTCCTCCACCGTCTACAACATTG ACGCCAGCCCCGAGTCCCCCGACCACTACCTGGTGGACCACTGCATTGACGGCCGCACTCTCTTCCCTGCCACTGGCTACCTGTGTCTGGTCTGGAGGACACTGGCTCATGCCCTGGGCGAGAACCTGGAGCAGATGCCAGTGGTGTTTGAGGATGTGACGCTGTACCAGGCCACCATCCTGCCCAAGACAG GGACCATGCCCCTGGAGGTACGGCTTCTGGAGGCCTCCCACACATTCGAGGTGTCTGAGAATGGCACCCTGATAGTGAGCG GGAAGGTGTACCAGTGGGACAACCCCAACCCCAAGCTCTTCGACAACCGAGATAGCCTGGACCCTGCAGACCCCACTGACCCCACAGCCACGTTCCACCTGGCCCAGGGGGACGTGTACAAGGAGCTGCGGCTGCGTGGCTATGACTACGGCCCTCACTTCCAGGGCATCCTCAAGGCCAACCTCGAAG GCAACACAGGCCAGCTGCTGTGGAAGGACAACTGGGTGACGTTCTTGGACACCATGCTGCAGATGTCCATCCTTGGCTCAGCCCAGCGCAGCCTGCGCCTGCCCACGCGCATTGCCGCCATCCACATCGACCCCGCCACCCACCAGCAGAAGGTGTACACGCTGCAGGGCGAGGCCCAAG TGGCTGACTTGGTGGTGGACAGCTGTCTGAGCAGCACAGTGGCTGGGGGTGCCATCATCTCTCGGCTCCATACCTCACTGGCCCCACGGCGGCAGCAGGAACAGCTCGCACCCACCCTGGAGAAGTTTTGCTTCACGCCGCACGTGGAGGGGGGCTGCCTAGCTGGGAGCGCCACcctgcaggaggagctgcagCTGTGCAAGG ggctggctcaggcGCTGCAGGTCAAGGTGGCCCAGCAGGGCCTCAAGATGGTGGTGCCAGGGTTGGACGGGGCACAGGTCCCCCGGGAgtccccacagcagggcctgCCTCGACTGCTGGCAGCTGCCTGCCAGTTACAGCTCAATGGGAACCTGCAGCTGGAGCTGGGCCAGGTGCTAGCCCAGGAGAGCCCCCTGCTGTGTGACGACCCCCTGCTCAGCGGGCTCCTCGACTCCCCAGCGCTCAAAGCCTGCGTGGACACTGCCTTGGAGAACGTGGCCAGCCTCAGGATGAAGGTGGTGGAG GTGTTGGCTGGTGATGGCCACCTGTATTCCCGCATCCCGGCGTTGCTTACCACCCAGCCCATGCTGCAGCTGGACTACACAGCCACTGACCGCCACGCCCAGGCCCTGAAGGCTGCCCAGGCCAAGCTGCAGCAGCACCACGTGGCCCAGGGCCAGTGGGACCCCATGGACCCTGCCCCTAGCAGCCTGGGTGCCACCGACCTCCTGGTGTGCAACTGCGCTGTGGCCACCCTCGGCGACCCAGCCACGGCCCTCGGGAACATGGCGGCTGTCCTCAAGGAGGGCGGCTTCCTGCTGCTGCACACCCTTCTCAGAGGATACCCCCTTGGAGAGATGGTCGCCTTCCTTACCTGCCCCGAGccccagagaggcaggcagggcctcCTGAGCCAG GACGAGTGGGAGAGCCTGTTTGCTGGGGCATCCCTGCGCCTAGTGGCCCTGAAGAAGTCCTTCTATGGCTCTGTCCTCTTCCTGTGCCGCCGGCCAGCCCCACAGGACAGCCCCATCTTCCTGCCTGTGGAGGACATGAGCTTCCGATGGGTGGACTCACTGAAG AACATTCTGGCCGACTTGTCCTCTCGGCCCGTGTGGCTGACGGCCGTCAGCTGCAGCACCTCAGGCGTCATAGGCATGGCCAACTGTCTCCGCAAAGAGCCTGGCGGGCACCGGATTCG GTGCATCCTGGTGTCCAACCTCAGCAACACGTCCCCCGTCCCCAAGATGGACCCGAGCTCCTCAGAGCTGCAGAAGGTGCTACAGGGGGACCTGGTGATGAATGTCTACCGAGATGGGGCCTGGGGGACCTTCCGCCACTTCCCACTGGAGCAAG ACCAGCCAGAGGAGCAGACAGAGCATGCCTTCATCAATGTCCTCACCCGCGGGGACCTCTCCTCTATCCGCTGGGTCTGCTCCCCGCTGCGCCACGCCCAGCACCCGGGTCCCGGCCTCCAGCTCTGCACCGTGTACTATGCCTCCCTCAACTTCCGAGACATCATGCTGGCCACGGGCAAGCTGTCGCCTGATGCCATCCCAG GGAAGTGGGCCGCCCGGGACTGCATGCTGGGCATGGAGTTCTCTGGCCGAGATGCCAGTGGGAAGCGTGTGATGGGGCTGGTGCCCGCTGAAGGCCTGGCCACCTCCGTCCTGCTGTCTCAGGACTTCCTGTGGGACGTGCCTTCCTGCTG GACCCTGGAGGAGGCAGCTTCCGTGCCCGTTGTCTATACCACTGCCTACTACTCGCTGGTGGTGCGCGGGCGTGTGCGGCGTGGGGAGACGGTGCTCATCCACTCCGGCTCAGGGGGCGTGGGCCAGGCTGCCATTGCCATTGCTCTTAGCCTGGGCTGCCGTGTCTTCACCACCGTGG GGTCAGCTGAGAAGCGGGCGTACCTCCAGGCCAGGTTCCCCCAGCTCAACGACACCAGCTTTGCCAACTCCCGGGACACGTCCTTTGAGCAGCATGTGCTGCGGCACACAGCTGGGAAGG GTGTTGACCTGGTCCTGAACTCCCTGGCGGAAGAGAAGCTGCAGGCCAGTGTGCGGTGCCTGGCCCAGCATGGCCGCTTCCTGGAAATCGGCAAATTCGATCTGTCCAACAACCACCCCCTGG GCATGGCCGTTTTTCTGAAAAATGTGACCTTCCATGGGATCCTGTTGGATGCGCTCTTCGATGAAACTAGCTCCGACTGGCAGGAGGTGGTGGCACTGGTGCGGGCGGGCATCCAGGACGGCGTGGTGCAGCCCCTCAAGTGCACTGTATTCCCCAAGACCCAAGTGGAGGACGCCTTCCGCTACATGGCCCAGGGGAAGCACATTGGCAAAGTGGTCGTCCAG GTGCGTGAGGAGGAGCCGGAGGCGGTGCTGCAGGAGGTGAAGCCCACCCGGATGGTGGCTCTGTCCAAGACCTTCTTCCCAGCCCACAAGAGCTATGTCGTCGTGGGGGGCCTGGGCGGGTTTGGCCttgagctggcccagtggctggtGCTGCGAGGGGCCCAGAAGCTGGTGCTGACCTCCCGCTCAGGGATCCGCACGG GCTACCAGGCCAAGCAGGTCCGTGAGTGGAGGCGCCAGGGTGTGCAGGTCCTAGTATCCACCTGCAATGCCAGCTCGCTGGATGGGGCCCGGGGCCTCATTGCCGAGGCCGCACAGCTTGGGCCTGTGGGAGGCGTCTTCAACCTGGCCATG GTCCTGAGAGATGCCATGCTGGAGAACCAGACCCCTGAGCTCTTCCAGGACGTCAACAAGCCCAAGTACAACGGCACCCTGAATCTGGACAG GGTGACCCGAGAGACATGCCCCGAGCTCGACTACTTTGTCGCCTTCTCCTCGGTGAGCTGCGGGCGCGGCAACGCCGGCCAGACCAACTACGGCTTCGCCAACTCCACCATGGAGCGCATATGCGAGAAGCGCAGGCATGACGGCCTCCCAG GCCTCGCCGTGCAGTGGGGCGCCATTGGTGATGTGGGCATCATCCTGGAGGCGATGGGCGCCAACGACACGGTCATcggtgggacactgccacagcgcaTTGCCTCCTGCCTCGAGGTGCTGGATCTTTTCTTGAACCAGCCACATCCCGTCCTGAGCAGCTTTGTGCTAGCCGAGAAGAAGGCTGCAGCCCACAGTGACAGCAGCAGCCAGCAGGACCTGGTGAAGGCCGTGGCTCACATCCTGG GCATCCAAGACTTGGCCACCATCAACTTGGACAGCTCACTGGTGGACCTGGGCCTGGACTCACTCATGGGCGTAGAGGTGCGCCAGACACTGGAGCGCGAGCATGACATGGTGCTGTCCATGCGGGACATCCAGCAGCTCACTCTCCGGAAGCTGCAGGAGCTTTCTTCACAGACCTGCATGGCTGATG AGCTGGCAGCCCCCACACCCAAGGAAGACGGCCTCACCAGGCAGCAGGCCCAGCTGAACCTGAGCACCCTCCTGGTAAACCCTGAGGCCCCGACCTTGACGCGGCTCAACTCAGTGCAGAGTTCCGAGCGGCCCCTGTTCCTGGTGCACCCCATTGAGGGCTCCATCACTGTGTTCCACAGCCTGGCCACCAAGCTCAGCATCCCCACCTACGGCCTACAGTGCACCAAAG CTGCTCCCCTGGATAGCATCCAGAGCCTGGCTGCCTACTACATTGAGTGCATCAGGCAGGTGCAGCCCGAGGGGCCCTACCGCATCGCCGGCTACTCCTACGGGGCCTGCGTGGCCTTTGAGATGTGCTCACAGCTGCAGGCACAGCAGAGCTCGGCCCCCGCACACAACAGCCTCTTCCTGTTCGACGGCTCGCACGCCTATGTCCTGGCGTACACGCAG AGCTACCGTGCCAAGCTGACGCCCGGCTGTGAGGCAGAGGCCGAGACTGAGGCCATGTGCTTCTTCATACAGCAGTTCACGGATGCTGAGCACAGCAGG GTGCTGGAGGCGCTGCTGCCCCTCAAGGGCCTGGAGGAGCGCGTGGTGGCTGCCGTGGACCTGATTGTGCAGAACCACGCGGGCCTGGACCGCCGTGTGCTCAGCTTTGCTGCACGTTCCTTCTACTACAAGCTGCGCGCTGCTGAGCAGTACATGCCGCGGGCCACCTACCATGGCAACGTGACGCTGCTGCGCGCCAAGACGGGCAGCGCCTACAGCGAGGACCTGGGCGCTGACTACAACCTGTCCCAGGTGTGCGACGGCAAGGTGTCTGTGCACGTCATCGAGGGGGACCACCGCACGCTGCTGGAGGGCAGCGGCCTGGAGTCCATCCTCAGCATCATCCACAGCTCCCTGGCTGAGCCGCGCGTCAGTGTGCGGGAGGGATAG